From Candidatus Zixiibacteriota bacterium, one genomic window encodes:
- the lon gene encoding endopeptidase La — MKERAVIEETMTTVIEKKGTESPSDTHAIPILPLRGTIVYPFLVVPLMIQQVDQTKLVDEALMRGSRIGLFLQKDAKKENPGPDDLYLVGTAGNILKMLRFPDGTVRFLIQGLSRIRIKRFVATTPYLTADIEELSETVHETVKLEALQRNLLERVKTLVDLAPYLTEEFHVTAINQDTPSKLTDFVASSLNMSIEQKQEILEELDVHKRMHMLYQAINREIEVLELSQKIQAQAASELGKSQRDYILREQLKAIKRELGDGDDKGEIEEFEKKIKAAGMPEVAEQAAYKELDRLSHMTPSSAEYTVSRTYLDWLVTLPWKKSTKDILDIKKAQKILDEDHYDLEKVKERILEHLSVRKLKSDIKGPILCFVGPPGVGKTSLGKSIARAMGREFARVSLGGMRDEAEIRGHRRTYIGSMPGRIIQSIKRCGSNNPIIMLDEVDKLGSDFRGDPASALLEVLDPEQNDTFTDHYLDLPFDLSRVMFITTANWLEPIPPVLLDRMEVISIPGYTDLEKLSIARKYLVPKQLENHGLSKAILTIDDSAVKLLIDGYTREAGLRNLEREVASVVRKIARKVASGSKRKMIVNAKEVSRLLGPKRFTREVLKRQGRAGVVPGLAYTSVGGEVLFVEATVMPGKNSLTLTGHLGNVMKESAQAALSFVRSNAADLKIDQKLFDGRDVHIHVPSGATPKDGPSAGITIAVALASMFTGQPVKSCLAMTGEITLRGELLPIGGLKEKLLGAVRAGVKTVILPEDNRKDTSDIPSEIKDNVQMKFFSDVLSAIRFALDASAKRGRSGGQLSKVRCQG; from the coding sequence ATGAAAGAACGAGCCGTTATTGAGGAAACGATGACCACGGTAATAGAAAAAAAGGGGACCGAGTCCCCGTCCGATACGCACGCTATCCCGATCCTGCCGCTCCGCGGGACGATTGTATATCCATTCCTGGTTGTCCCCCTGATGATTCAGCAGGTGGATCAGACCAAGCTGGTGGATGAGGCGCTCATGCGCGGCTCGCGCATCGGATTGTTTCTGCAGAAGGATGCCAAGAAAGAGAATCCGGGACCGGATGACCTGTATCTGGTCGGGACGGCCGGAAACATTCTTAAGATGCTGCGATTCCCCGATGGTACGGTCCGCTTTCTTATCCAGGGCCTGAGCCGCATTCGCATCAAGCGGTTCGTGGCAACGACGCCATATCTGACCGCTGATATTGAGGAGCTTTCCGAGACCGTGCACGAAACGGTGAAGCTGGAAGCGCTGCAGAGGAATCTGCTCGAACGGGTGAAAACGCTCGTTGATCTGGCGCCGTATCTGACTGAGGAGTTCCATGTTACGGCTATCAATCAGGACACGCCATCCAAGCTGACCGATTTCGTTGCTTCCAGTCTGAACATGTCGATCGAGCAGAAGCAGGAGATACTGGAAGAGCTCGATGTTCACAAGCGGATGCACATGTTGTATCAGGCGATCAACCGGGAGATCGAGGTACTGGAGTTGTCGCAGAAGATTCAGGCGCAGGCGGCCAGTGAACTGGGCAAATCTCAGCGCGATTATATCCTCCGCGAGCAACTCAAGGCAATCAAACGGGAGCTCGGGGATGGGGATGACAAAGGGGAGATCGAGGAGTTTGAGAAGAAGATCAAAGCGGCCGGCATGCCGGAAGTGGCAGAGCAAGCCGCCTATAAGGAACTGGATCGCCTGTCACACATGACGCCGTCATCGGCCGAGTACACGGTCTCTCGCACCTATCTTGACTGGCTGGTGACGCTCCCGTGGAAGAAATCCACCAAGGATATTCTGGATATCAAGAAGGCACAGAAGATCCTCGACGAAGACCATTACGATCTGGAGAAGGTCAAAGAGCGGATACTGGAGCATCTGTCGGTCCGCAAATTGAAATCCGATATCAAGGGGCCGATCCTCTGTTTTGTCGGGCCTCCCGGCGTCGGCAAGACTTCACTTGGCAAGTCGATAGCGCGCGCGATGGGACGCGAGTTTGCGCGGGTGTCGCTGGGCGGCATGCGGGATGAAGCGGAGATTCGGGGACATCGCCGCACGTATATCGGCTCCATGCCGGGGCGTATCATCCAGAGTATCAAGCGGTGCGGTTCGAACAACCCGATCATCATGCTCGACGAGGTCGACAAACTTGGCAGCGATTTCAGAGGGGATCCGGCCTCGGCGCTTCTGGAGGTGCTCGACCCGGAACAGAACGATACCTTCACCGATCATTATCTCGATCTGCCGTTCGATCTGTCCAGGGTGATGTTTATCACCACGGCGAACTGGCTGGAGCCGATCCCGCCGGTGCTTCTGGACAGAATGGAAGTGATTTCAATCCCGGGTTACACGGACCTGGAAAAACTCTCGATTGCCCGAAAATATCTTGTTCCCAAACAGCTTGAAAACCATGGGCTGAGCAAGGCCATACTGACTATCGATGACAGCGCGGTGAAGCTCCTGATCGACGGCTACACGCGCGAAGCAGGACTTCGCAATCTCGAGCGCGAGGTCGCCAGTGTCGTCCGGAAAATTGCCCGGAAAGTTGCATCGGGTTCAAAGCGGAAGATGATTGTGAACGCCAAGGAGGTTTCGCGGCTGCTGGGGCCGAAGCGATTCACCCGCGAGGTGCTGAAGCGCCAGGGGCGCGCCGGAGTGGTGCCGGGACTGGCGTACACATCGGTGGGAGGGGAGGTCCTTTTTGTCGAGGCAACCGTCATGCCGGGGAAGAATTCGCTCACGCTTACGGGTCACCTGGGTAACGTCATGAAGGAATCAGCACAGGCGGCACTGTCGTTTGTGCGCTCCAATGCGGCCGACCTGAAAATAGATCAGAAACTTTTCGATGGTCGGGATGTGCACATTCATGTGCCGTCGGGGGCAACGCCCAAGGACGGCCCGTCGGCCGGGATCACAATCGCCGTTGCCTTGGCATCCATGTTCACTGGGCAACCGGTAAAATCCTGTCTGGCGATGACCGGCGAGATCACACTGCGCGGTGAACTGCTGCCGATCGGCGGTCTCAAGGAGAAGCTGCTGGGTGCCGTTCGAGCCGGAGTAAAAACGGTGATACTGCCGGAAGACAACCGGAAGGACACGTCGGACATTCCGTCGGAAATCAAAGATAATGTGCAGATGAAGTTTTTCTCAGACGTGCTGTCAGCTATCCGGTTCGCGCTCGATGCATCGGCGAAAAGGGGCAGGTCGGGGGGCCAACTGTCGAAGGTGCGCTGCCAGGGCTGA
- a CDS encoding DUF933 domain-containing protein: MIGKPQSGKTTIFNAAAGTQETVGDFSQAVHRAVIKVPDNRVEQLAELVNPKKITHAEIEFLDAPGFSGEGEKSAGLEIHPDLRKQDAFMLVVNAFAPDANPESDIRNLIDEMILLDQAMIESNIEKKARRINLTSDKYEQRELDILKRCLVQVEQEKPLIDLDLTDEEARPIRGYMFLSQKPLLIVVNIGEDDLAKAGEISARFQKFAAPGKRDVTVVCGKIEAELVMLEPAERTQFLKELGIERPAMEQVIQKSYGMLGLISFLTAGEPEVRAWTIRSGTHAQQAAGVIHSDIERGFIRAEVIKYHDYIQYKTPAALKAAGKFHLEGKEYVVQDGDVILFRFNV, encoded by the coding sequence ATGATTGGCAAGCCGCAAAGTGGCAAGACGACTATTTTCAACGCTGCTGCCGGCACTCAGGAGACGGTTGGGGATTTCTCACAAGCGGTCCACCGGGCTGTCATCAAGGTCCCGGACAACCGGGTCGAACAGTTGGCCGAACTGGTGAATCCAAAGAAGATCACCCATGCGGAGATCGAGTTTCTGGATGCCCCCGGCTTTTCCGGTGAAGGGGAAAAGTCTGCCGGATTGGAGATCCACCCAGACCTTCGCAAACAGGACGCATTCATGCTGGTAGTGAACGCGTTCGCGCCGGATGCCAACCCCGAAAGTGATATCAGGAATCTCATCGATGAGATGATCTTGCTGGACCAGGCGATGATCGAGAGTAATATTGAGAAGAAGGCGCGGCGCATTAACCTGACATCCGACAAATACGAGCAGCGGGAGCTCGATATTCTCAAACGGTGTCTGGTACAGGTGGAGCAGGAGAAACCGCTGATCGATCTCGACCTGACCGACGAAGAAGCACGGCCAATTCGCGGCTACATGTTCCTGTCTCAGAAGCCGCTCTTGATAGTCGTGAATATCGGTGAGGACGACTTGGCCAAAGCAGGTGAGATTAGCGCGCGATTTCAGAAGTTCGCAGCACCGGGCAAGCGAGATGTTACGGTAGTCTGCGGGAAAATCGAGGCAGAATTGGTCATGCTGGAACCGGCGGAAAGGACGCAGTTTCTGAAGGAACTCGGGATCGAACGCCCTGCCATGGAACAGGTGATCCAGAAATCGTACGGCATGCTGGGACTCATCTCGTTCCTGACGGCCGGCGAGCCGGAAGTTCGGGCGTGGACCATCAGGTCCGGTACGCACGCCCAGCAGGCGGCCGGGGTGATCCACAGTGATATCGAGCGGGGTTTCATACGCGCCGAAGTGATAAAGTACCACGACTATATCCAGTACAAGACACCGGCGGCGCTCAAGGCGGCCGGGAAATTCCATCTTGAGGGCAAGGAGTATGTTGTCCAGGACGGCGATGTTATCCTGTTCCGGTTCAATGTCTAA
- a CDS encoding deoxyribonuclease IV has product MQFGAHESIEGGVFNAILRGRTATCDTIQMFNKSNNQWRAKKLSTEEVGKFFATIEETGISVACSHSSYLINLASADAALNEKSYLSFKEEMDRCNLLKIPSLVIHPGSHLGLGEQAGMDRICANLNRVLSEIKDNAVTICLETTAGQGSNLGYTFEQIAYMIDKVENKALMGVCMDTCHIFAAGYPITDPKDYKKTIKSFDDVIGLDKLKVIHVNDSKKGLGSRVDRHEHIGKGEIGLEGFRNLVNDKKLAKIPKVLETPKEDDLKEDIENLKVLRGLVK; this is encoded by the coding sequence ATGCAATTCGGAGCACATGAATCGATCGAGGGGGGCGTGTTTAATGCCATTTTGCGCGGCCGAACCGCCACGTGTGACACGATCCAAATGTTCAACAAATCAAACAACCAGTGGCGCGCCAAGAAGCTCTCGACTGAGGAAGTCGGCAAATTTTTCGCAACGATCGAAGAAACGGGAATCTCGGTTGCCTGCTCTCATTCCAGCTATCTGATCAATCTGGCCTCGGCGGATGCGGCGCTCAATGAGAAATCGTATCTGTCATTCAAGGAAGAAATGGATCGATGCAATCTGCTCAAGATTCCGAGTTTAGTCATCCACCCCGGCTCGCATCTGGGACTGGGTGAGCAGGCAGGAATGGACCGGATCTGCGCGAATTTGAATCGCGTGCTCAGTGAGATCAAAGACAATGCGGTCACAATCTGTTTGGAGACGACCGCCGGTCAGGGCTCCAACCTTGGCTACACATTCGAACAGATCGCCTATATGATCGACAAAGTCGAGAACAAGGCGCTGATGGGTGTCTGCATGGACACCTGCCATATTTTCGCGGCCGGATATCCGATCACCGATCCGAAGGATTATAAGAAGACAATCAAGTCGTTCGATGACGTGATCGGGCTCGACAAGCTCAAGGTGATCCACGTCAATGACAGTAAGAAAGGGCTCGGCTCGCGTGTGGACAGACACGAGCATATTGGAAAAGGGGAGATAGGACTGGAGGGGTTCCGCAATCTGGTCAACGACAAGAAGCTGGCGAAAATTCCCAAAGTCCTCGAGACACCCAAAGAGGACGACCTCAAAGAAGATATTGAAAATCTGAAGGTCCTGCGCGGGCTGGTCAAGTAG
- a CDS encoding DUF2892 domain-containing protein, whose protein sequence is MKANVGGADRVVRIIAGLAILTVGVVLKSWWGLVGILPLISAIGGFCPLYTLIGINTGTAKKQA, encoded by the coding sequence ATGAAAGCAAACGTGGGAGGCGCCGACCGAGTGGTGAGAATCATCGCCGGGCTGGCTATACTTACAGTTGGAGTGGTGCTGAAGTCATGGTGGGGGCTGGTGGGTATACTGCCATTGATCTCGGCGATAGGTGGTTTCTGTCCGCTCTATACACTGATCGGGATCAACACAGGAACTGCAAAGAAGCAGGCGTAA
- a CDS encoding aldehyde dehydrogenase family protein has translation MADQYKMYLGGEWVDSAREIRVESPYDDSLLGLVAAASRESFAAAIDRAQSAFERTRELPAYVRERVCRAIANGLEQDAGKFARTMSLELGKAIKDSRAEVNRAIGVFRTSAEEAKRIGGELIDLDWNVGSEGRMGLVRRFPRGVIGAITPFNFPLNLVSHKIGPAIASGNSIVLKPASKTPIIALMLAELIDATEYPKGAISILPAGAAEASPLLEDDRVKLITFTGSADVGWWIKAHCGAKPVVLELGGNAGVVVADDADLEYAITRLLFGTFGVAGQSCISVQRIYVHDSIYDRFIHMFVDRVKKLKVGNPLDDETDIGALVDTTAVENTLASIREAVLGGARLLVGGNARGRLMEPTLLTDTKTSMAVCSKEIFAPVGIIEKYYTFEEAVAAINNSEYGLQAGLFTNRMKDIMYAFRRIECGGVVINDVPTYRVDQMPYGGMKRSGMGREGVRYAIEDMTEPKLLVMNPR, from the coding sequence ATGGCCGACCAGTACAAGATGTACCTCGGGGGAGAATGGGTGGACAGTGCCAGGGAAATACGGGTGGAGTCGCCGTACGACGATTCGCTGTTGGGCTTGGTGGCGGCTGCTTCGCGAGAGTCGTTTGCGGCTGCCATCGATAGGGCACAGAGTGCCTTTGAACGAACGCGCGAGCTCCCGGCTTACGTCCGGGAGCGGGTATGCCGCGCCATAGCCAATGGTCTTGAGCAGGACGCCGGGAAGTTCGCGCGCACCATGTCGCTTGAGCTGGGGAAGGCGATCAAAGACTCACGGGCGGAAGTGAATCGCGCCATTGGGGTATTCCGAACGTCAGCGGAGGAAGCGAAGCGGATAGGCGGGGAGCTTATCGACCTTGACTGGAATGTCGGCAGCGAAGGGAGAATGGGACTGGTCCGACGTTTCCCTCGCGGCGTGATAGGCGCTATTACACCGTTCAATTTCCCCCTCAATCTGGTGTCGCACAAAATTGGACCGGCGATCGCTTCCGGCAATAGTATCGTGCTCAAGCCTGCTTCGAAGACGCCCATCATTGCGCTTATGCTGGCGGAGTTGATAGATGCCACCGAATATCCAAAAGGAGCCATTTCGATCCTGCCCGCCGGCGCTGCCGAGGCATCACCGCTTCTGGAGGATGATCGAGTGAAGTTGATCACGTTCACTGGTTCGGCTGACGTAGGCTGGTGGATCAAAGCTCATTGCGGGGCCAAACCGGTCGTGCTCGAACTGGGCGGAAATGCCGGAGTGGTAGTGGCGGATGATGCCGATCTTGAGTATGCCATTACTCGCCTTCTCTTTGGTACGTTTGGTGTCGCCGGTCAGTCCTGCATATCGGTTCAGCGAATATATGTGCACGATTCCATCTATGACCGGTTCATTCATATGTTCGTCGATCGGGTGAAAAAACTCAAGGTCGGAAATCCGCTCGACGACGAGACCGATATCGGCGCGTTGGTCGACACCACGGCAGTCGAAAACACGCTGGCATCGATCAGAGAGGCAGTATTGGGAGGTGCGAGACTCCTTGTCGGCGGAAACGCCCGTGGGCGGCTTATGGAGCCAACCCTGCTGACTGATACCAAGACATCAATGGCCGTCTGTTCGAAGGAGATATTTGCTCCGGTAGGCATAATCGAGAAGTACTACACTTTCGAAGAAGCTGTGGCAGCAATCAATAATTCCGAGTACGGTCTGCAGGCGGGTCTGTTCACGAATCGAATGAAAGATATCATGTACGCTTTCAGGCGTATCGAGTGCGGCGGCGTAGTCATCAATGATGTCCCCACGTATCGCGTTGACCAGATGCCGTATGGCGGGATGAAGCGTTCCGGCATGGGGCGTGAAGGGGTTCGCTACGCGATCGAGGATATGACGGAGCCGAAGCTGCTGGTTATGAATCCAAGGTGA
- a CDS encoding PilX N-terminal domain-containing pilus assembly protein: MSRNSYPMDLCRRPKGSSDQSGMAAVMALLMVGMLTLIGLAALSTSDDEVQVAGNQFRDTRAFYAAEAGLETATAAVQTEYELTGFPPTTLPSGSDSINESVVSYTTVDNGPAVQKTLTSGNLSGLHALVKEYTITSDATSDVDRARTVLVQRFEAAQVPIFQFAVFYDDELWTSPAEKMTINGRVHANGDICLQSSNGLYLDSYLSSAGNIYHGYKYGLYPGVNGDVAIKDRVGLYQSMKVGGTWLDANDTEWYSKAATRWGGQVQDKAFGQEKLNVPLTNKGEPHKLIERATGNPDSYENKATLKIINGQALKFVAGTWVDVTADMTTKGIITATTDKFYDSRDKKYVDVCDLDVTKLYSNGYGPDNGVLYFSDDIAASSEWPALRLKNATSLGAGLTIASENPVYTVGNFNTSDKKPAAILTDALTILSANWDDAKSTQSKSNRQAVSTTVNASFITGDTYLGPGKYNGGLANLPRFLEYWGDARTASICGSMVNLWQSMQAKGDWSLDYYEPPTRNWIYDIDLDDPAKQPPDAPKILVFRRGGWMQQDVAYTTNE, encoded by the coding sequence ATGTCACGCAATAGCTACCCGATGGATCTCTGTCGCCGGCCTAAGGGATCGTCAGATCAGTCCGGCATGGCCGCCGTCATGGCGCTGCTCATGGTCGGGATGCTTACCTTGATAGGTCTGGCCGCCCTGTCAACCTCCGACGACGAGGTACAAGTAGCCGGCAACCAGTTTCGAGATACCCGGGCGTTTTATGCCGCCGAGGCCGGCCTTGAGACCGCGACCGCAGCGGTGCAAACCGAATACGAACTCACGGGCTTTCCACCCACTACTCTGCCGAGCGGCTCGGACAGCATCAATGAAAGTGTCGTATCATATACCACTGTAGATAATGGCCCTGCCGTACAGAAGACACTGACCAGCGGCAACCTGTCCGGCCTGCATGCTCTGGTGAAGGAGTATACCATAACATCAGATGCCACAAGCGATGTTGATCGTGCCCGGACCGTGTTAGTTCAGCGATTCGAGGCGGCCCAGGTCCCCATCTTCCAGTTCGCCGTGTTCTACGACGACGAGCTCTGGACCTCCCCTGCCGAGAAGATGACCATCAATGGGCGGGTCCATGCCAACGGCGATATCTGCCTGCAATCCTCCAATGGGCTATACCTCGATAGCTACCTGAGTTCGGCCGGCAATATCTATCACGGGTACAAGTACGGTCTCTACCCGGGTGTCAACGGCGATGTGGCCATCAAAGACCGCGTCGGTCTCTACCAGAGCATGAAGGTCGGCGGCACCTGGCTTGACGCCAACGATACCGAATGGTACTCCAAAGCAGCGACCCGTTGGGGGGGCCAGGTGCAGGACAAAGCATTCGGCCAGGAAAAACTCAATGTTCCCCTGACCAACAAAGGGGAGCCGCACAAACTGATCGAGCGAGCGACAGGCAATCCGGACTCATACGAAAACAAGGCTACGCTTAAGATCATCAACGGTCAGGCCTTGAAGTTTGTCGCCGGCACCTGGGTCGACGTCACCGCTGATATGACCACGAAAGGGATCATCACAGCCACCACCGACAAGTTCTATGACAGTCGCGATAAGAAATATGTCGACGTGTGCGACCTGGACGTCACCAAGCTCTACAGCAACGGCTATGGTCCCGACAACGGCGTGCTGTATTTCTCCGATGATATCGCCGCTTCCAGTGAATGGCCCGCCTTGCGCCTGAAGAACGCGACATCGCTTGGAGCCGGACTGACCATTGCCAGCGAGAATCCAGTGTATACCGTGGGGAATTTCAATACGAGTGACAAGAAACCGGCGGCGATCCTCACCGACGCACTCACCATCCTCTCGGCCAACTGGGACGATGCCAAGAGCACGCAGTCCAAGAGTAACCGACAGGCGGTCTCCACCACTGTGAACGCGTCATTCATCACCGGCGACACCTACCTCGGCCCAGGCAAATACAATGGCGGACTGGCCAATCTTCCCCGTTTTCTCGAGTACTGGGGGGACGCCAGGACTGCCTCCATCTGCGGTTCGATGGTCAACCTGTGGCAATCCATGCAGGCCAAGGGGGACTGGAGTCTCGATTATTATGAGCCCCCCACTCGAAACTGGATTTATGACATCGACTTGGATGATCCTGCCAAACAACCGCCTGACGCACCAAAGATATTGGTGTTCCGCCGCGGCGGCTGGATGCAGCAGGACGTCGCGTACACTACCAACGAATGA
- a CDS encoding prepilin-type N-terminal cleavage/methylation domain-containing protein, with amino-acid sequence MKIRHIGSEAGITLLEVMVAMIILSISLLLLLDMAMVALDGNDWSNKTTLATQMLQEKLEELRSTAALVDGSDSADGIARSWTVTNVGSHLRRVDVQVQWQDVRSRTKSNTMTAFIKTDSV; translated from the coding sequence ATGAAGATCAGACATATAGGGTCCGAGGCTGGAATCACGCTTCTGGAAGTGATGGTGGCCATGATTATCCTGAGCATCTCGCTCTTGCTCCTGTTGGATATGGCCATGGTGGCTCTGGATGGCAACGACTGGTCCAACAAGACCACGCTGGCCACCCAGATGCTTCAGGAGAAACTCGAAGAGTTGCGCAGCACGGCTGCGCTGGTGGACGGTTCGGACAGCGCCGACGGTATCGCTCGGAGTTGGACCGTGACCAACGTGGGGAGCCATTTGCGGAGGGTCGATGTACAGGTTCAATGGCAGGACGTACGCAGCCGTACCAAGTCCAATACCATGACCGCCTTCATCAAGACAGATTCAGTGTAG
- a CDS encoding prepilin-type N-terminal cleavage/methylation domain-containing protein: MTTRINSIRNNRGFSLAEVLIALILTGLVTTALFGTYITQHKNYIVQDDITEIQQAARASIDELQRQIRMAGYELPQGMAYLVAANTDPDTITLAYANEGCDTYLSAAMPQPSSELKCATDVSCFSAGQWVYIFEPDSGGGEFFEITHVQPGSNHLQHNTMTLSKAYSQDAVILSVTQAKFFIDSTTDASRPCLMMQLLGQPAQVYAENISDLQFRYRLTNGMIVDLPPVLEDIRQIDITVTGRSRNPEVDREGHDNYRYRTYTSSVALRNLGV, encoded by the coding sequence ATGACAACGCGCATTAACAGTATACGGAACAACAGGGGCTTCTCGCTTGCCGAGGTGCTGATCGCCCTGATACTGACCGGGCTGGTGACGACCGCGTTATTCGGTACCTACATCACACAGCATAAGAACTACATTGTGCAGGACGATATCACGGAGATCCAGCAGGCCGCCAGAGCTTCGATCGATGAGCTGCAACGGCAGATCCGAATGGCCGGGTACGAACTGCCTCAGGGGATGGCTTATCTGGTGGCAGCGAATACCGATCCGGACACGATCACGCTGGCCTACGCCAACGAAGGTTGTGACACCTATCTGTCCGCAGCCATGCCACAGCCGTCGTCCGAGCTCAAGTGCGCCACCGACGTTTCCTGTTTCTCCGCAGGTCAGTGGGTGTACATTTTTGAGCCTGATTCAGGCGGTGGCGAGTTCTTCGAAATCACGCACGTCCAGCCGGGGTCCAATCATCTGCAGCACAATACGATGACGCTGTCGAAAGCCTACAGCCAGGACGCCGTCATTCTCTCGGTAACTCAGGCGAAGTTCTTCATCGACAGCACCACCGATGCCAGCCGCCCGTGTCTCATGATGCAGCTTCTTGGGCAGCCGGCGCAGGTGTACGCCGAGAACATCAGTGACCTGCAGTTCCGCTACCGGTTAACCAACGGCATGATAGTGGACCTCCCGCCGGTACTTGAGGACATACGACAAATCGATATTACCGTTACCGGACGATCCCGCAATCCGGAGGTCGACCGTGAAGGACATGACAATTATCGCTATCGAACCTACACCTCGTCGGTAGCTCTGCGCAATCTTGGGGTGTAA
- a CDS encoding PilX N-terminal domain-containing pilus assembly protein — translation MKRHVLRTENGIAALVALIMIGMLTLIGLAALTTSDDEVAISGNQLQETRAFYAAEAGLEKAAAALQVEFETTGAPPTTLPVGTEEVNNCSVSYSAVDDGPAVVDVLTTGTLAGLHALIKSFTITSTGENPTDAARVVMSQSFETALIPLFQFAVFYGNDLEIAPGPAMSLIGRVHSNGNMWLQSGVSLRMDSYVTASGDILHGRKGPGGVSTGDVLIKNAAGTYVSMKDGSEWLDANDTNWYDASVSRWNGRVQDQAHGMTELNVPLTGSSDPHKLIEPATSNPDSYENKATLKIINGVAYQKIAGLWTDVTAGMQAAGIISYSADKFTDKRENKKVDATELDIQALYNNPAFVPSNGVIYFSDDIASASEWPALRIKNGSELGDALTIASANPVYTLGNFNSVNKKPASIMADALTYLSGAWNDARSADVNYTTRIATATTVNCSYLTGNVETDATYYSGGFENLPRFLEDWKGKNFTWSGSAINLWASVQAIGPWGATAYYRPPNRVWSYDTDLDDPNKLPPETPVVRVFQRSGWKQDYVSLAAGN, via the coding sequence ATGAAACGACATGTACTTCGAACAGAGAACGGCATCGCCGCCCTGGTGGCGCTCATCATGATCGGCATGCTGACGCTTATTGGTCTGGCCGCCTTGACGACTTCCGACGACGAAGTGGCTATCTCAGGCAACCAGCTGCAGGAGACGCGCGCCTTCTACGCCGCCGAAGCCGGCCTGGAAAAAGCTGCGGCCGCTCTACAGGTCGAGTTTGAGACTACCGGCGCACCCCCCACGACACTACCGGTGGGAACCGAAGAAGTTAACAACTGCTCCGTGTCGTATTCGGCGGTCGATGATGGACCAGCAGTTGTTGACGTACTGACAACCGGCACACTGGCGGGACTTCACGCCCTTATTAAGTCGTTCACGATAACATCGACCGGCGAGAATCCCACCGACGCCGCCCGCGTGGTGATGTCCCAGTCGTTCGAGACGGCGTTGATACCGCTGTTTCAGTTCGCCGTGTTTTACGGCAACGATCTGGAGATCGCTCCGGGCCCTGCCATGTCCTTGATCGGACGGGTACACTCCAACGGCAACATGTGGCTGCAATCCGGCGTCAGCCTGCGTATGGACAGCTACGTGACCGCCTCAGGAGATATCCTGCACGGTAGAAAGGGACCCGGAGGAGTCAGCACGGGTGACGTTTTGATAAAGAACGCCGCGGGCACATACGTGTCGATGAAAGACGGCTCAGAGTGGCTCGACGCCAACGATACCAACTGGTACGATGCGTCCGTCAGCCGCTGGAACGGTCGCGTGCAGGATCAGGCCCATGGCATGACTGAGCTGAACGTCCCGTTGACCGGATCAAGCGACCCTCATAAGCTGATAGAACCGGCCACCAGTAACCCCGATTCGTACGAAAACAAGGCGACGCTGAAGATCATCAATGGCGTAGCATACCAGAAGATTGCCGGACTATGGACCGACGTCACTGCGGGCATGCAAGCGGCAGGAATCATTTCATATTCGGCCGACAAGTTCACGGATAAGCGTGAAAACAAGAAGGTAGATGCCACCGAGCTCGACATCCAGGCCCTGTATAACAACCCCGCATTCGTACCGAGCAACGGCGTGATCTATTTCTCCGACGACATCGCCTCGGCGAGCGAATGGCCTGCCTTGCGTATCAAGAACGGTTCTGAACTCGGCGATGCTCTGACTATCGCCAGCGCGAACCCCGTGTATACGCTGGGTAACTTCAACAGCGTCAACAAAAAGCCGGCCTCGATCATGGCAGACGCGCTGACTTATTTGTCAGGCGCCTGGAACGACGCCAGAAGCGCGGATGTGAATTACACCACACGAATTGCCACTGCGACAACCGTCAACTGCTCGTACCTGACCGGCAACGTGGAGACGGATGCCACGTATTATAGCGGCGGTTTCGAGAACCTGCCCAGATTCCTCGAAGACTGGAAGGGCAAGAACTTCACCTGGAGCGGCTCGGCAATTAACCTGTGGGCATCGGTGCAGGCTATCGGCCCATGGGGCGCAACGGCCTACTACCGCCCCCCGAACCGTGTCTGGTCCTATGATACGGACCTGGACGACCCGAACAAGCTGCCTCCGGAAACCCCGGTGGTCCGCGTGTTCCAGCGCTCCGGTTGGAAACAGGATTACGTCAGTCTGGCAGCCGGTAACTAA